Proteins encoded together in one Alteribacter keqinensis window:
- a CDS encoding sporulation YhaL family protein, translated as MKRIKIVAIILAIIFTAFVVRILSMTTVGAFLFQVPGWVYFLYAGVIFCGYKAVQAIGDDRKKERVLIEQEGEIIMKKVRDEREKRKLGS; from the coding sequence GTGAAACGGATTAAAATTGTAGCAATCATTCTCGCTATCATATTCACTGCATTTGTTGTAAGAATTCTCTCAATGACAACTGTGGGAGCATTTTTGTTTCAAGTACCAGGCTGGGTTTACTTTCTGTACGCGGGAGTTATATTCTGCGGGTACAAAGCAGTACAAGCTATCGGAGATGACCGTAAAAAAGAACGTGTACTGATTGAACAGGAAGGCGAAATCATTATGAAAAAAGTACGGGATGAGAGGGAAAAAAGGAAGCTCGGTTCATAA
- a CDS encoding GntR family transcriptional regulator yields MKTSSPLYRNIASQMKEEIHKKAWKQGEAIPTEAKLSESFNASRVTVRQAIQLLVQEGLLYKIQGSGTYVKEAKIEHNIYSLRSFTEEMEAYGKTISNHVVDFQLLEPEESIRQILNLSDGEKTFYVRRQRMVDNIPFVLEDTYLPVRLFPDLSYEIMSGSKYDYIENKKKLKIKDSFQEVIPLLPEEKIQKLLHLSEAIPILKVQLFSNLTDDQVFEYSELYFKSDEYKFTIVANRNS; encoded by the coding sequence ATGAAAACTTCTTCTCCGCTATACAGAAATATCGCCAGTCAAATGAAAGAAGAAATACATAAAAAAGCATGGAAACAAGGGGAAGCAATCCCTACTGAAGCGAAACTGTCTGAATCATTTAACGCCAGCCGTGTGACAGTCAGGCAGGCTATACAGCTACTCGTTCAGGAAGGGCTGCTTTATAAAATCCAGGGCAGCGGTACATATGTAAAGGAAGCAAAAATTGAACATAACATCTATTCCCTGCGCAGCTTTACAGAGGAAATGGAAGCCTACGGAAAAACGATTTCCAATCACGTGGTTGACTTCCAGCTGTTGGAACCCGAAGAAAGTATCCGCCAGATCCTAAACTTGTCCGATGGGGAAAAAACATTTTACGTAAGAAGGCAGCGTATGGTAGACAACATCCCTTTTGTCCTCGAAGATACTTACCTGCCCGTCCGTTTATTTCCTGACCTCTCATACGAAATCATGTCAGGGTCAAAGTACGATTATATTGAGAACAAAAAAAAGCTGAAAATTAAAGACAGCTTCCAGGAAGTAATCCCTCTCCTTCCTGAAGAAAAGATCCAAAAGTTGCTCCATCTTTCAGAAGCCATTCCGATCCTGAAAGTTCAATTATTCTCCAATCTAACCGATGACCAGGTATTTGAGTATAGCGAATTGTACTTTAAGAGTGATGAATACAAGTTTACGATCGTGGCAAACAGAAACTCCTGA